One window from the genome of Cryptomeria japonica chromosome 6, Sugi_1.0, whole genome shotgun sequence encodes:
- the LOC131876571 gene encoding uncharacterized mitochondrial protein AtMg00810-like, giving the protein MTSEFEMSMLGELSFFLGLQVSQLENGIFISQTKYAKDMLKRFQMAECNAVSTPMATGCKLSKVDDTPTIDQTMYRSMIGSFLYLTATRPDFMQAVCMVSRFQSAPERFHFITIQRILKYIKGTLDFGLWYPRNDNFTLLAYIDVDWAGCVDDRKSTNGATFFLGDSLVAWHNKKQDCISLSTAKE; this is encoded by the coding sequence ATGacatctgaatttgaaatgtcaatgttagGAGAACTATCTTTTTTCCTTGGACTTCAAGTTTCTCAACTTGAAAATGGTATTTTTATTTCACAAACAAAATACGCCAAAGATATGCTAAAGCGGTTTCAAATGGCTGAATGCAATGCAGtgagtactcctatggctactggttgtaaattatctaaagtGGATGACACTCCTACTATTGATCAAACtatgtataggtcaatgataggcaGTTTTCTATACTTAACTGCAACAAGACCTGATTTTATGCAAGCAGTGTGTATGGTTTCTAGATTCCAATCTGCTCCTGAACGGTTTCATTTTATAACTATTCAAAGAATACTCAAATACATTAAGGGTACTCTTGATTTTGGTctttggtatcctagaaatgacaaTTTTACTCTGCTGGCCTATATTGACGTTGATTGGGCTGGttgtgtggatgatagaaaaagcaccaatgGTGCTACATTTTTTCTTGGTGATAGTCTTGTGGCATGGCACAATAAGAAACAAGATTGCATCTCACTTTCCACAGCAAAAGAATAA